From Bacteroidales bacterium, one genomic window encodes:
- a CDS encoding TonB-dependent receptor → MFRKLLFVVSSVLLVGTVCAQSSGTVRARVFDADTKEPVPFANVVVEQDGTQITGGTSDFDGICLIKPVPAGRFTLRASSVGYSTAQINAVLVVADQIRFIDIELVPSSHRLDEVIVVDYKVPLISKDNTQSGGTVTSEDIGKMQGRSADAVAATVGGVYAEDGEVVSVRGARTEATVYYVDGVKVRGSSSLPKSAIEQVSVVTGGLSAKYGDATGGVISIVTRGPSRHFYGSFEGHTSTFLTKYGDHMAAINLSGPLINKKSVDPNNPERIIKEPIVGFLLAGEVGAIADPRPFAVRQYVMKDEFLDSIKRYPFVGVGGSTQLRASYFGAEAYEQIKRRRNVNSFKAMATAKLDYKPFESGQFTVGGTFDYNRYKGDVYEFSFANSDNNPLEKSMTLRGYVRFNQRFRTQQTEGEESLISNINYSLQLDVTQYKNEIGHAEYMDDLFKYGYYGRMMFRDIPTFEYGYDPIANRIGYLQDAFLYTLDTIYATDINPLLAVYNQRYYENYNPANNITFMPTEVDLLVGGGYLNGSVPSSLTFATFGGSMGISMPGTVYNRYRKIDNFQIRATGSLSLDIKGHEISAGFEYEKRTDRGYTTAPIRLWFLARSLTNKHISQLDFNNPMPQFLTVNGVQVTDPYGNPIFTDTILYPRLRSGETQSMFDLRFRLSQGLDPRGTTWLNIDGYDPSDLSIEFFSPDELFGGGSSLVSYYGFDYTGNKTRGKLNFNDFFTKTFTDELGNRHYSREIAPYEPIYMAGYIQDKFAFNDLVFNIGLRVDYFDANQKVLKDPYLFFESHTVGETFSQSKYPWMYDDNGNLKIPSHIPTGSTIYVNSSTDPTDITGFRDGRSWYNSEGTPVLSSAAIGEIHPFLVDGAQVGSQSFLNSFTDYKPEITPMPRIAFSFPISDEALFYAHYDVLTKRPSVGQISYLNYLFIMDQEKSVIANPDTRPEKTIAYELGFQQKVSETSSIKLSAFYREMRDMIQLMSYAGAYPVNYLTYGNLDFGTVKGFTAAYDLRRTGNVSLRASYTLQFAKGTGSDATTAYNLIIKGFPNLRTIYPLDFDSRHQISAVIDYRFSDGQDYNGPKVWGRDIFANAGVNITFMAGSGTPYSMREMGTNYLIGKLNGNNLPWTSTINLRVDKDFDIKIGTDSEGKDKKGILNVYLDVSNLLNTLNIASVYSTTGNPDDNGYLTFGQNQTAISQMPSERAYREVYSILINSPYNYRLPRTARIGVLFSF, encoded by the coding sequence ATGTTTAGAAAATTACTCTTTGTTGTGAGTTCTGTTCTACTAGTTGGAACAGTTTGCGCACAATCGTCTGGGACGGTTAGAGCGCGTGTTTTCGATGCAGATACCAAAGAGCCTGTTCCATTTGCCAACGTCGTTGTTGAGCAGGATGGAACTCAGATCACTGGTGGAACATCGGATTTTGACGGAATTTGTCTGATAAAGCCTGTGCCGGCTGGACGTTTTACGTTAAGGGCATCGTCTGTAGGCTATTCAACTGCACAGATTAATGCTGTGTTAGTTGTTGCAGACCAAATTCGGTTTATTGATATTGAATTAGTACCGTCATCACACAGACTTGATGAAGTTATTGTTGTCGATTACAAAGTCCCTTTGATATCGAAAGACAACACCCAATCGGGAGGTACTGTAACATCAGAAGACATTGGCAAGATGCAAGGCCGTTCGGCAGATGCAGTTGCCGCAACTGTTGGCGGCGTTTACGCTGAAGACGGTGAGGTAGTATCAGTACGTGGTGCTCGTACAGAAGCAACAGTTTACTACGTTGACGGCGTTAAAGTTCGTGGATCCAGCAGTTTGCCCAAAAGTGCAATTGAGCAGGTTTCAGTTGTTACCGGAGGTCTATCTGCTAAATATGGGGATGCTACCGGTGGTGTAATTTCCATTGTCACAAGAGGCCCAAGCAGACACTTCTACGGAAGTTTTGAAGGACACACCTCAACCTTTTTAACCAAATATGGGGATCACATGGCGGCAATCAACCTTAGTGGTCCGCTTATCAACAAAAAGAGTGTAGATCCAAACAATCCAGAACGAATAATTAAAGAACCTATAGTTGGTTTTCTTTTAGCGGGAGAGGTTGGTGCAATAGCAGACCCAAGACCTTTTGCTGTTCGTCAATATGTAATGAAAGATGAGTTTCTTGATTCAATAAAACGATATCCGTTTGTTGGGGTGGGAGGTTCAACACAATTAAGGGCTAGTTATTTTGGAGCCGAAGCATACGAACAGATCAAAAGACGCCGTAATGTTAATAGCTTTAAGGCAATGGCAACAGCTAAACTAGACTACAAGCCATTTGAAAGCGGTCAGTTTACTGTTGGTGGAACATTTGACTACAATAGATATAAAGGTGACGTTTATGAATTCTCTTTTGCAAACTCTGATAATAATCCATTAGAAAAATCAATGACTCTTAGAGGTTATGTAAGATTTAACCAACGTTTTCGCACCCAACAGACTGAGGGAGAAGAGAGTTTAATCAGCAATATCAACTATTCGTTACAGCTTGACGTAACACAATACAAAAACGAGATTGGACATGCTGAATATATGGATGACCTGTTTAAATATGGTTATTACGGACGTATGATGTTCCGTGATATACCAACATTCGAATATGGTTACGACCCTATAGCAAATAGAATAGGATATCTTCAAGATGCTTTCCTTTATACTCTCGACACAATTTACGCAACTGATATAAATCCTCTGTTAGCCGTTTACAACCAAAGATATTATGAAAACTATAACCCCGCAAATAATATAACATTTATGCCTACCGAGGTTGACCTGTTAGTGGGAGGAGGATATCTTAATGGTTCCGTACCAAGCTCGTTAACCTTCGCTACATTTGGAGGGTCAATGGGTATTTCCATGCCGGGAACAGTTTACAATAGATATAGAAAAATTGATAATTTTCAAATTCGTGCAACAGGATCTCTATCATTGGATATCAAAGGACACGAGATTTCTGCAGGTTTTGAATATGAAAAGAGAACGGACAGAGGTTATACCACTGCACCAATTCGTTTGTGGTTCTTAGCGCGTTCGCTGACCAATAAGCATATTTCGCAATTGGATTTCAATAATCCAATGCCACAATTTTTAACAGTTAATGGCGTACAGGTAACCGACCCGTATGGAAATCCGATTTTTACAGACACCATATTGTATCCCAGATTAAGATCTGGAGAAACACAATCTATGTTTGACCTTAGATTTAGGTTGTCACAGGGATTAGATCCTAGAGGAACTACCTGGTTAAATATTGACGGGTACGATCCCTCGGATTTAAGTATAGAGTTTTTTAGCCCTGATGAACTTTTTGGTGGAGGAAGTTCATTAGTCTCATACTACGGATTTGATTATACCGGTAACAAAACAAGAGGAAAATTAAACTTTAATGACTTTTTTACCAAAACCTTTACTGATGAATTGGGCAACAGACACTATTCCAGAGAGATAGCGCCTTACGAGCCCATTTATATGGCAGGTTATATTCAGGATAAATTTGCTTTCAATGACTTGGTGTTCAACATAGGTTTAAGAGTCGACTATTTTGATGCGAATCAAAAAGTTTTGAAAGACCCATATCTCTTTTTCGAATCGCACACTGTAGGAGAAACTTTCTCGCAATCTAAGTATCCCTGGATGTATGACGATAATGGTAATTTGAAAATTCCATCGCATATTCCTACAGGTTCAACAATTTATGTTAACAGCTCTACTGATCCCACCGATATAACAGGGTTCCGTGATGGAAGATCATGGTATAATTCTGAGGGTACTCCTGTTCTAAGTAGCGCAGCAATTGGAGAGATACATCCTTTCTTGGTTGATGGAGCTCAGGTCGGTTCGCAAAGCTTTTTAAACTCGTTTACTGACTATAAGCCAGAAATAACACCAATGCCTCGTATTGCATTTAGTTTCCCAATATCTGATGAGGCTCTTTTCTATGCTCACTACGACGTGCTTACAAAACGCCCATCTGTGGGACAAATTAGTTATTTGAACTATCTGTTTATTATGGATCAGGAGAAAAGTGTTATCGCAAATCCAGACACAAGACCTGAAAAAACCATAGCGTATGAGTTAGGTTTCCAACAAAAGGTATCAGAAACATCCTCAATTAAGCTATCAGCTTTCTATCGCGAGATGCGCGATATGATTCAGCTTATGAGCTACGCAGGTGCCTATCCGGTTAACTATCTAACTTACGGAAACCTTGACTTTGGTACTGTAAAAGGTTTTACTGCAGCGTACGATTTACGCCGGACAGGTAACGTCTCTTTAAGAGCATCATATACATTACAGTTCGCTAAAGGTACAGGTTCAGATGCTACTACTGCGTATAACCTAATTATAAAAGGTTTCCCAAATTTAAGGACTATATATCCGCTGGATTTTGACTCAAGACATCAAATTAGTGCTGTAATTGACTATAGATTCTCGGATGGTCAAGATTATAATGGTCCTAAAGTCTGGGGTAGGGATATATTTGCTAATGCAGGAGTAAACATAACATTTATGGCTGGTAGTGGAACTCCGTACTCAATGCGCGAGATGGGTACAAATTATTTAATAGGTAAATTGAACGGAAACAATCTACCCTGGACATCTACCATAAACTTGCGTGTTGATAAAGATTTTGATATAAAGATAGGTACAGATAGTGAAGGGAAAGATAAAAAAGGTATCTTGAATGTCTATTTAGACGTATCAAACCTTTTAAATACACTTAACATAGCCTCTGTATATTCAACAACAGGTAACCCTGATGATAATGGATATCTGACTTTTGGTCAAAACCAGACAGCTATAAGTCAAATGCCATCAGAAAGGGCATATAGGGAAGTATATTCAATATTGATTAACAGCCCGTATAATTATAGATTACCTCGAACCGCGAGAATTGGGGTATTATTTTCATTCTAA